The Bubalus bubalis isolate 160015118507 breed Murrah chromosome 16, NDDB_SH_1, whole genome shotgun sequence genome window below encodes:
- the LOC102403894 gene encoding olfactory receptor 51G2-like → MFSCNTSTSGHSTFLLTGFPGLEASHHWVSIPINLICVVSILGNSVILFLVSTDPALHEPMYSFLSMLAASDLGLCASTFPTMVQLFWLGVRELPFDLCAAQMFFIHAFTYVESGVLLAMAFDRFVAIQDPLHYASILTHSAMAKVGAAILVRAVLLNLPGPVLLRRLLFPQVSVLSHCYCLHCDLVGLACSDTQVNSLVGLVSILLSLGFDSSLIMLSYSLILQTVLSTASPGERLKALNTCVSHLCIVLIFYLPKLGLSVLHRVEKHSYPALAVLMANLHFLVPPFMNPIVYCVKSKQIRQGLLKRFQQKRVDVS, encoded by the coding sequence ATGTTCTCCTGCAATACCAGCACTTCTGGTCATTCTACCTTCCTCCTCACTGGCTTCCCAGGTCTGGAAGCTTCTCACCATTGGGTTTCCATCCCCATCAACCTCATCTGTGTGGTTTCCATCCTGGGGAACAGTGTCATCCTCTTCCTGGTCAGCACAGATCCAGCCTTACATGAACCCATGTACAGCTTCCTGTCCATGCTGGCAGCCTCTGATCTGGGCCTCTGTGCCTCCACCTTCCCCACCATGGTGCAGCTCTTCTGGCTGGGTGTTCGCGAGCTGCCCTTTGATCTCTGTGCAGCACAGATGTTCTTCATCCATGCCTTCACCTATGTGGAATCTGGGGTGCTGCTGGCCATGGCCTTTGATCGCTTTGTTGCCATCCAGGACCCTCTGCACTATGCCTCCATTCTTACCCATTCAGCCATGGCCAAAGTGGGGGCTGCCATCCTGGTGAGGGCCGTCCTGCTCAATCTCCCAGGACCCGTCCTCCTGCGGCGTCTGCTCTTTCCTCAGGTCAGTGTACTCTCTCACTGCTACTGCCTGCACTGTGACCTTGTGGGACTGGCCTGCTCAGACACTCAGGTCAACAGCCTGGTTGGCCTGGTCTCCATCCTCCTCTCTTTGGGCTTTGACTCTTCCCTTATCATGCTCTCCTACTCCCTGATCCTACAGACCGTGCTGAGCACTGCCTCCCCTGGGGAACGATTAAAGGCACTCAACACCTGTGTCTCACACCTCTGCATTGTTCTCATCTTTTACTTGCCCAAACTGGGGCTGTCAGTTTTGCACCGAGTAGAAAAGCACAGCTACCCTGCTCTGGCAGTGCTCATGGCCAACCTGCACTTCTTGGTGCCACCCTTCATGAACCCCATCGTCTACTGCGTCAAGTCTAAGCAGATCCGTCAGGGCCTCTTAAAGCGCTTCCAGCAGAAAAGGGTTGATGTCTCTTAG